The Phoenix dactylifera cultivar Barhee BC4 chromosome 15, palm_55x_up_171113_PBpolish2nd_filt_p, whole genome shotgun sequence genome contains a region encoding:
- the LOC103704260 gene encoding NHP2-like protein 1, whose amino-acid sequence MSTEVVNPKAYPLADAQLTITILDLVQQAANYKQLKKGANEATKTLNRGISEFVVMAADTEPLEILLHLPLLAEDKNVPYVFVPSKQALGRACGVTRPVIACSVTSNEGSQLKSQIQQLKDAIEKLLI is encoded by the exons ATG AGCACCGAGGTTGTGAATCCAAAGGCGTACCCTTTGGCCGATGCTCAGCTGACGATAACCATATTGGATCTCGTCCAGCAAGCGGCGAACTACAAGCAGCTCAAGAAGGGAGCCAATGAAG CGACGAAGACTCTGAACAGGGGCATctccgagtttgttgtgatggCGGCGGATACAGAGCCACTTGAAATTCTTCTACATCTTCCTCTGCTTGCAGAGGATAAG AATGTGCCCTATGTGTTTGTTCCCTCCAAACAAGCACTTGGCCGAGCTTGTGGAGTTACCAGACCTGTGATCGCTTGCTCAGTGACTAGTAATGAAGGTAGCCAGTTGAAATCCCAAATACAACAACTCAAG GATGCCATCGAGAAGCTTCTCATCTAA